The proteins below are encoded in one region of Rhododendron vialii isolate Sample 1 chromosome 7a, ASM3025357v1:
- the LOC131333927 gene encoding cysteine-rich receptor-like protein kinase 11 isoform X2, giving the protein MSKSSLVVLLSRTFISLLLPLTAAQYCSYPGNFTSSSTYGTNRDRIVSSLMQNVHDNLGFYNATLGQGSDTVYALGLCRGDLSNITCMYCISKASLDIFVQCPNKIEAIAYGDPYPCIIRYSNKSFSGAMDSRPAKFLHGASNITDHIDEFDQALNDLIDNLIIRTAAGNASLKFAMGTTNYIQDENNTVYGLMQCVPSLSSVDCSRCLRGAVDDYRSCCLKKKAVNIMRPSCLFQYDLSPISESSAGAAPPTPAPPPAHTFAPPTPSTNVTTKQDNKSSMLWPTIVIVMVAVSISLVLTALACVLLRLRTRKDVKLD; this is encoded by the exons ATGTCTAAGTCAAGTTTGGTTGTCCTGCTTTCTCGTACATTCATAAGCCTTCTTCTCCCCCTAACCGCTGCCCAATATTGTTCCTATCCCGGCAATTTCACTAGTAGCAGCACATACGGCACAAACCGTGACCGGATCGTCTCTTCGCTCATGCAGAATGTCCATGACAACCTTGGATTTTACAACGCAACCCTGGGGCAAGGCTCGGACACTGTTTATGCCCTCGGACTCTGCAGGGGCGACCTTTCTAACATCACTTGTATGTACTGCATCAGTAAAGCTAGCCTGGATATATTTGTGCAGTGTCCTAACAAGATAGAAGCAATTGCTTATGGAGACCCTTATCCGTGTATTATCCGGTACTCTAACAAGTCTTTTTCCGGGGCCATGGACAGCCGACCAGCCAAATTCCTACATGGTGCAAGTAACATCACAGACCATATCGATGAATTCGATCAGGCGTTGAATGATTTGATTGACAATCTTATAATCAGGACAGCTGCGGGTAATGCTTCACTTAAGTTTGCAATGGGTACAACAAATTATATCCAGGATGAGAATAATACTGTGTATGGACTTATGCAGTGTGTCCCTAGCCTTTCATCGGTTGATTGTAGCAGATGTCTGAGGGGAGCTGTGGACGATTACCGAAGTTGTTGTCTGAAGAAAAAAGCAGTGAATATTATGAGACCAAGCTGTTTGTTTCAATACGATTTGTCCCCGATTTCGGAATCTTCTGCTGGTGCAGCACCCCCGACGCCAGCCCCTCCACCGGCACACACTTTTGCTCCTCCTACGCCATCAACAAACGTGACAACAAAGCAAG ACAATAAGAGTAGCATGTTGTGGCCAACTATTGTTATTGTTATGGTTGCAGTGAGTATCTCTTTGGTACTCACAGCCCTTGCCTGTGTGTTGCTCCGATTAAGGACGAGAAAGGATGTCAA
- the LOC131333927 gene encoding cysteine-rich receptor-like protein kinase 11 isoform X1: protein MSKSSLVVLLSRTFISLLLPLTAAQYCSYPGNFTSSSTYGTNRDRIVSSLMQNVHDNLGFYNATLGQGSDTVYALGLCRGDLSNITCMYCISKASLDIFVQCPNKIEAIAYGDPYPCIIRYSNKSFSGAMDSRPAKFLHGASNITDHIDEFDQALNDLIDNLIIRTAAGNASLKFAMGTTNYIQDENNTVYGLMQCVPSLSSVDCSRCLRGAVDDYRSCCLKKKAVNIMRPSCLFQYDLSPISESSAGAAPPTPAPPPAHTFAPPTPSTNVTTKQDNKSSMLWPTIVIVMVAVSISLVLTALACVLLRLRTRKDVKHGKLGRKEQLQIS, encoded by the exons ATGTCTAAGTCAAGTTTGGTTGTCCTGCTTTCTCGTACATTCATAAGCCTTCTTCTCCCCCTAACCGCTGCCCAATATTGTTCCTATCCCGGCAATTTCACTAGTAGCAGCACATACGGCACAAACCGTGACCGGATCGTCTCTTCGCTCATGCAGAATGTCCATGACAACCTTGGATTTTACAACGCAACCCTGGGGCAAGGCTCGGACACTGTTTATGCCCTCGGACTCTGCAGGGGCGACCTTTCTAACATCACTTGTATGTACTGCATCAGTAAAGCTAGCCTGGATATATTTGTGCAGTGTCCTAACAAGATAGAAGCAATTGCTTATGGAGACCCTTATCCGTGTATTATCCGGTACTCTAACAAGTCTTTTTCCGGGGCCATGGACAGCCGACCAGCCAAATTCCTACATGGTGCAAGTAACATCACAGACCATATCGATGAATTCGATCAGGCGTTGAATGATTTGATTGACAATCTTATAATCAGGACAGCTGCGGGTAATGCTTCACTTAAGTTTGCAATGGGTACAACAAATTATATCCAGGATGAGAATAATACTGTGTATGGACTTATGCAGTGTGTCCCTAGCCTTTCATCGGTTGATTGTAGCAGATGTCTGAGGGGAGCTGTGGACGATTACCGAAGTTGTTGTCTGAAGAAAAAAGCAGTGAATATTATGAGACCAAGCTGTTTGTTTCAATACGATTTGTCCCCGATTTCGGAATCTTCTGCTGGTGCAGCACCCCCGACGCCAGCCCCTCCACCGGCACACACTTTTGCTCCTCCTACGCCATCAACAAACGTGACAACAAAGCAAG ACAATAAGAGTAGCATGTTGTGGCCAACTATTGTTATTGTTATGGTTGCAGTGAGTATCTCTTTGGTACTCACAGCCCTTGCCTGTGTGTTGCTCCGATTAAGGACGAGAAAGGATGTCAA